From Roseofilum capinflatum BLCC-M114, a single genomic window includes:
- a CDS encoding C39 family peptidase, translated as MKYMKAKANTKLKKLPLEAGQLKPEQIVDVPAGKSYGFEALEAADNGHIKVTLAANSGTFYVFAKHWDGLSLDPELTLITQEQAEQLFGNPIYPEELKDLNHCLHVYQINTKDRLFHFLSQIAHESGGLKYLKELGDGSYLEGRDDLGNINPGDGPKYKGAGAIQLTGRSNYQAFCNFRGDAKIMEGCDYVAKNYPFSSAGFWWQNNRMNELCDRGATVEEVTQAVNGGYNGLEDRKHYYQKAKSILSQRSFKKILLDVPWFPQTDNYIDPTGTCNASSCAMCLEYFRPGTLPGKQGDDAYLKVVCQYGDSIDHTVQGQALSHFGLNSSWHINLDFEDVYRELEAGRPVVIGILHRGTTENPSGSGHIIVVRGRTENGDFIVNDPYGSIHDNYKGAVENGRSAIYSRYEMKYRWTADGPGTGWGRFFQPCRD; from the coding sequence ATGAAATACATGAAAGCCAAGGCAAACACGAAACTGAAGAAATTGCCTCTAGAAGCCGGTCAACTGAAACCCGAACAAATCGTGGATGTTCCAGCCGGAAAAAGTTATGGCTTTGAAGCCCTAGAAGCGGCCGATAATGGTCATATCAAAGTCACCTTAGCTGCCAATTCGGGCACATTCTATGTTTTTGCTAAACATTGGGACGGTTTAAGCTTAGATCCAGAACTCACCCTAATTACCCAAGAGCAAGCAGAGCAATTATTTGGCAATCCCATCTATCCAGAAGAACTCAAAGATCTCAACCATTGCTTGCATGTTTATCAAATCAATACCAAAGATAGATTATTTCACTTCCTCAGCCAAATTGCCCATGAGTCCGGTGGCTTGAAGTATCTCAAAGAACTTGGTGATGGCTCATATTTAGAAGGAAGAGATGATTTAGGAAATATTAACCCAGGGGATGGGCCAAAATATAAAGGTGCTGGGGCAATCCAATTAACAGGACGCAGCAACTATCAAGCCTTTTGTAACTTCAGGGGCGATGCAAAAATCATGGAAGGCTGTGATTATGTTGCCAAAAATTATCCCTTTAGCAGTGCCGGTTTTTGGTGGCAAAATAACCGCATGAATGAATTGTGCGATCGCGGTGCAACCGTTGAAGAAGTCACCCAAGCCGTAAATGGTGGCTATAATGGCTTGGAAGACCGCAAACATTACTACCAAAAAGCCAAAAGTATTCTCTCTCAACGGAGTTTCAAGAAAATTTTGCTTGATGTTCCCTGGTTCCCCCAAACCGATAACTATATAGATCCCACGGGAACCTGTAATGCCTCTTCCTGTGCCATGTGTTTAGAGTATTTCCGCCCAGGAACTTTACCCGGAAAACAGGGAGATGATGCCTACCTAAAAGTCGTTTGTCAATATGGAGATAGCATCGATCATACCGTTCAAGGACAAGCCTTATCCCATTTCGGCCTGAACAGCAGTTGGCATATCAATCTCGATTTTGAGGATGTCTATCGAGAACTCGAAGCAGGTCGTCCAGTGGTCATTGGTATTTTGCATAGAGGCACAACTGAAAATCCTTCTGGATCTGGACATATTATTGTTGTGCGCGGACGCACTGAAAACGGTGATTTTATTGTCAACGATCCCTATGGTTCTATACATGATAATTACAAGGGTGCAGTTGAAAATGGTCGTAGTGCTATTTACAGTCGCTATGAAATGAAATATCGCTGGACTGCTGATGGGCCGGGAACCGGTTGGGGGCGATTCTTTCAACCCTGTCGTGACTAA